CCGGGAGGAACAGGGGCAAATATAAAACAGGAAGGAATTAACTTTTATTATGATTGGATAATGAAACAATCCAATTTCTATAACAAAGGCGTAAAACATACATGGGCAGAATATAAAATGAGCGTACATCATGTTTTATGGCCCGTTCCTGCAAATGCTATAAATACAAATATAAGAGGAATCATCAATCAGAATATTGGTTATCCTGGAGCAGAAAACAATGTTGAACCTTTAATAGTTCCCAAAGAAGGAACTGTGCTTGGACCGGATACGAATTAAAAGAAGAAGTATCTTCGGATATCTTGTTAACCGGAATATGCCAGAGTAGAAAATATTGAAACAGTAAAAAATCGATTTATCATCTCTTTCAAATCCTGGCCCACTCCGGAAAGTCAATATACCTGACTTTTCCGGGGTGGAGTTTTTATGATCATGCTGCAAACCAAAAAAATGACGTTACGGCTATGAAGGCGCTTGAGTCAAGCGATGCGCCACATATGATCACAAAAAAATGAGATAGTATCCTCTTAATTTTCGACTGCATAATTACCTGTATCATAAACAATGGATCAAATAATATAAAGATGAGAAATAAAGTTTCAGAATACGACAGAAATAGGAAAATACATGGATTCAACCACACGCATGCCTCTGGAGCAGGAGGAAATTCAAAATATGGTAATATCCTGGTAATGGCAACCCGTAGTGAAATTGATGTATATAACTATGGCCTAAGTTCAACTTAGAAGTGCAACATCCACGTGTTGTTTTTTGAAATGATTCTTCACAACAATCATGAAAAACACCGCGGGGGTTTGCCTAACGGCCGGGGGCGCGCAAGCCCCCGAAGAGAGTCGGACAGCAACATAAAAGAAAAAGGAGACCGAAGTCTCCCTAAAATTAACTATTATGTTGCTTATGAAAAAATACAAACAGTTAACTTCAGAACAAAGGTACGCGATTTATTTAGGTTTAGAAAACGGTGACACCCAGCGGACGATCGCGAGCTTGATAGGTGTCAGTCCTTCAGCGGTGTCCAGGGAGTTGCAGCGCAACAAGGACAAGCGCGGGGGCTACTCGTGGCGACTGGCCCACGAGATGGCGATGGAGAGAAGGGAACGCCTGCCCGGCAACCGGGCCACCCCGGAATGGATCAAACAAAAGGTGATCCGGCTCGTGCGCAAGGACTGGTCGCCCGGGCAAATCAGCGGACACCTGAGAAAGAAGGAGAATATCCGGGTCTCCCACGAGACCATCTACAAGTGGATCCGGGAGGACAAGAAGGCCGGGGGCGACCTTTACAAGCATTGCCGTCACAGGCTCAAGCACCGCAAGAGACCGGTGGGCTCCGTTAGAGGCATCCCCAACCGCAGGAGCATCCGGGAAAGGCCCGTGGAGGCCGACGGGAAGCGCTTCGGCGACTTCGAGATGGACACGATGATAGGGGCCGACCAGTCGGAGGCGATACTGACGGTGACGGAAAGGAAGACGAACCTCGTGATGATCGGGGAACTGCCCCGCGGAAGGGACTCGAAAGGGTTGGCCAAGGTGCTGTGCCGCATGTTGCTACCCTACAAGGACGTGATAAGGACGATCACCACGGACAACGGCTTGGAGTTCGCGGCGCACGAACGGATCACGGAGATGCTGGAAGCCCCGGTGTACTTCACCGACCCCTATTCGGCATGGCAAAAAGGATCGATCGAAAACGCGAACAAGCTCATCCGGCAATACATCCCCAAGGGGGCGTCCTTCAAGGACTATCCACCCGACAGATTGAAGCGGATACAGCACAGGCTGAATGAAAGACCGAGGAAAAAATTGGACTTTAACACACCCAAAGTTGAGTTTTACAAACAATTAATGTAAATTGCACTTGCTGCTTGACTCTGCCTGGATCTGAAAGAATAAATGAATTTGCAGAACCCGGTTTCTTTTCAGTCGACTGCCAAAGGCAACAGAAGCAGGATAAATCTCATTTTCA
This window of the Proteiniphilum saccharofermentans genome carries:
- a CDS encoding IS30 family transposase; protein product: MKKYKQLTSEQRYAIYLGLENGDTQRTIASLIGVSPSAVSRELQRNKDKRGGYSWRLAHEMAMERRERLPGNRATPEWIKQKVIRLVRKDWSPGQISGHLRKKENIRVSHETIYKWIREDKKAGGDLYKHCRHRLKHRKRPVGSVRGIPNRRSIRERPVEADGKRFGDFEMDTMIGADQSEAILTVTERKTNLVMIGELPRGRDSKGLAKVLCRMLLPYKDVIRTITTDNGLEFAAHERITEMLEAPVYFTDPYSAWQKGSIENANKLIRQYIPKGASFKDYPPDRLKRIQHRLNERPRKKLDFNTPKVEFYKQLM